The following is a genomic window from Streptomyces chrestomyceticus JCM 4735.
CGTCGCGGACGACCGGGCGGCTGCGGTCGTAGCCCGCGGTGATCGAGTGGAGTTCAAGCACGGGCTGCCCCCTCGGGTGCGACCTGGTGTGCGGGGGCCTCGGGCGGCTCCAGCGGATGGTGGCAGGCGGTGCCGTCGGTCAGCGCGGGCACGGCAGTCGTGCAGCGGTCCGTGGCCCGGTCGCAGCGGGCGGCGAAGGCGCAGCCCGGCGGGAGGTCGCCGAGTTCCGGCGGCATTCCGGGGATGGGGGTGAAGGCACGGTCCGGGAGGGCGTCGAGCAGGCCGCGCGCGTACGGGTGGCGGGGGCCGGGGGTGCCGAAGAAGTCCGCCGCTTCCGCGAGTTCGACGATCCGGCCCGCGTACATGACGGCCACCCGGTCGGCGATCCGCTCGGCCGCCGCCAGGTCGTGGGTGATCATGAGGAGTGCCCGCCCGGGCCCCTCGGTGGCGCCGGGTGCGTCGATGTGGCGGCGCAGTTCGTCGACCGTACGGTCCACCAGGTCGCGGTCCAGGCCGGTCGTCGGTTCGTCGGCGAGCAGCAGCGGGGCGTCGCCGACCAGCGCGAGGGCGGTGGCGGCGCGCTGCGCGAGGCCGCCGGAGAGTTCGTGCGGATGGCGGTCGAGGTGGTCGGCGGGGAAGGCGGCCCGTGCCGCGGCCTGCTCGGCGGCGGCCCGCAGCGCGTGCTTGGGGGTGCCGGTCAGCTCCCGGACGGTCTCCTCGAGCTGCGCCCGTACGGTGCGTACGGGGGTGAGGTGGGCAGCGGGGCTCTGGGGCACCAGGCCGATGCGGCGGCCACGTACGGAGCGGGACAGCTCGCGTTCGGAGGCGGTGAGCAGTTCCGTGCCGTCCAGGTGCGCGGTGCCCGCGGTCTGCGCGTTGCCCGGGAGGAGCCCGAGCAGCGCGGAGGCCAGCACGGACTTGCCGCAGCCGCTCTCGCCGACGAGCGCGAGGCACTGGCCGGGCGCGAGGTCGAAGGACGCGCCGGTGACGGCGGCGACGTGCCGCCCGCCGCGCATCCGGAAGCGTACGGAGAGGTCGCGTACGGACAGCACGGGACGGGCCGCGGATTCGGACGGCTCGGGACGGCCCGCGGGGGCGGACGGCTCGGTCACAGCATCAGCTCCGATCGGCGGCGCGGGTTGATGCGTTCGCGCCAGACACCGGCCAGGCCCGCGACGGCGAGCGTGGGAACGATGATGAACAGGCCCGGGAAGAGCGTCGGCCACCAGTCGCCCGCGAGCAGCGAGCTGCGCGCGCTGTTGACCATGTTGCCGAGGCTCGCCTCGTGCGCGGGCAGCCCGAGGCCCAGGAAGGACAGCGCGGACTCGTGCCAGATGGCGTGCGGGACCATCAGGACGGCGGCGAGCCCGGCCTGCGGCAGGACGCCCGGCAGCAGGTGGCGGACGGCGACCCGCCACCGGGAGGCGCCGCCGGAGACGGCCGCGTCGATGTACGGGCGGGAGCGCAGCGAGAGCACCTCGGCCCGGACGATCCGGGCGGTGGACAGCCAGTGGGTCAGCGCCACCGAGATGATCACGGGCCAGACGCCGGGCCGGAACATCGCCACGATGAAGATGCCGAGCAGCAGGTGCGGCACGGAGGAGAACAGGTCCACGACGCGCATCACACCGCGGTCCGCCCAGCCGCCGAGCGCTCCGGCCAGCGCGCCGACCGCGGTGCCGATGACGGTGGCGACGAACGCCGCGACCACACCGACGAGCAGCGAGACGCGCAGCCCGTAGACGCAGCGCAGCAGCAGGTCGCGGCCCACCTCGTCGGTGCCGAAGGGGTGGGCGAGGGAGGGCGCCCGGAGTTTGGCGGCGAGGTCGACGGCCTGCTGGTCCAGGGGGAACAGCAGGGGGACGACGATCACGGCCAGGAGGACGGCCGCCACCAGGACGGCGGAGGTGCGGACCCGCAGGGTACGGGTACGGGTGCGGGCGCCGTGTCCGCCGGGCCGCGCGGAGCGCTGGTGCCAGTGGGTGGCGGCGGACGCGGCAGCCGTTGCGCCGGGTGCGTTCACCGTCTCAGCCATCGAATCCCACCCTCGGATCGGCGAGTCCGTACAACAGGTCGGAGAGCAGGTTGCCGATCAGCACGGCGATCGTGGCGAGCACCGTCAGCGCGGCCAGCAGCGGGAAGTCCACGCTCGTCGCCGCGTCCACGGTGGCGGCGGCGATGCCCGGCCAACTGAAGACGGACTCCACCAGCAGCGCCCCGGTGATCAGTTCCGGTACGCGCGAGCCGACCAGGGTGAGGACCGGCAGCAGCCCGGAGCGCAGGGCGTGCTGGAAGAGCACGGTGCGCTCGCTGAGGCCGCGGGCCCGCGCGCCGCGCACCGGGTCCTCCTCCAGCGCGTCGCCGACCCCCTGCCGTACGTACAGCACGAACCACGGGAGCTGGGAGACGGCGAGGACCAGCGCCGGGAGCACGACGTGCCGCGCGACCTGCCCGGCTGTGGCGATCCCGCTGCCGGTGTCGGTCAGGCCGCCGGCCGGCAGGACGCCGAGCTTGAGCGCGAACAGCCAGACGGCCAGCAGTCCGAGCCAGAACGGCGGGGCGGCCTCCAGGGTGTACGCGGCGGAGGTGACGGCGCGGTCGAGCATCGAGCCGGGCCGGCGGGCCGCCAGGACACCCAGCAGCGTGCCCACGACGATGGCGATCACGAACGCCAGGGCGCACAGCAGCACCGACCAGCCGATGCGCTCGCCGATGACCTGCGAGACGGGTGCGCGCAGTGTCGCGGAGTCGCCGAGGTCGCCGGTGAGCGCGCCGGTCAGCCAGTGCCACCAGCGGCCCAGGAGCGGCTGGTCGACGCCGAGGTTGTGCCGGATCTGGTCGAGGTTCGCCTGGGAGGCGGTGAGCCCGGCGGTGCCCGCGTACGCCCTGACCGGGTCGAAGGGCGCAGCGGCCGCGACGGCGAACACGCCGAGGGTGACGGCGAGGAGGACGGGTACGGCGAACAGGGCGCGCCGTCCCGTCATCCGCGCCATGGGGGCCCAGGGCAGTTGTGCGAGGCGGCTCACGCGGCGGGCTGCCAGTCCTCCACGTTCCACCACGGGCCGGAGGCCAGGCCGTGGTCGTGCGGCTCGACCTGGGTGGTGAGGTCCTTCCACCGGTCCTTGACCACGTACAGGTGGTCGATGTGGGTGAGGAAGACGTACGCGGGGTCGTCGACGAGTTCGCGCTGCACGGTGTCGTAGCCGGCCTTGCGCGCGGCCTTGTCGTCGGTGCGGCGGGCGTCCACCAGCGCCTTGTCGACCTTGGGGTTGTCGTAGCGCGACATGTTGTTGAAGCCGTCGCCCGCCAGCGAGGAGTGCAGCAGCAGGTACTGGTCGAAGTCCGGGTCGGCGGGGCTGCCGCCGCCCGCGAGGACCGCGTCGGTCTTCATGTTCGGCATGATCGCTTCCCAGGGGCCGGACTCGACCTTCACCTCGACGCCGGCCTTCTTGGCGTCGGAGGCGAAGGCGAGCGCGTGCTCCTGGCGGAGCTTGTCGCCGGCCAGGTACCAGAGCTTGAAGGAGGCGGGCTGTCCGTCCTTGGCGCGGATGCCGTTGTCGCCCTTCTTCCAGCCGGCGTCGTCGAGGATCTGCTCGGCCTTCTTCAGGTCGTGGGCGCGCTCGGTGCCCTTGGCGAACCAGGGGCTGTCGGTCGGCACGGGCCCGTAGGCGGGCTTGCCGGCGCCGTCGAGGATGCCGTCGACCATGGCCTTGCGGTCCACCGCGATGTCCAGGGCCCGGCGGACGGCCTTGTCGCCGGTGACCTTGTTGGCGGTGGGCAGGGTGACGGTGCGGTAGTCGAAGGTCTTGGCGGCCAGGGACTTCTTGTCCTGGTCGGACTTGAAGGTGGCGGCGAGGTTGGGCGGCAGGATCGCGCCGTCGAGGTCGCCGGAGCGCAGCCGGGTGGCGCGCACGTCGTCGTCCTTGATGATCGCCATGGTGAAGTTCTTCACCTTGGGAGCGCCGCCCCAGTAGTGCGGGTTGGCCTTGAAGGTGAGCTTCTCGCCCTTGGACCACTTGGTGAGGATGTAGGGGCCGGTGCCGATCGGCGCGGTGGTGAAGGAGCCGTGGTTGATGTCCTGCTTGCCCGCGATGTGCTGCGGGGCGATCGGCAGGACGGTGCGCTCGGCGAACGGCGCGTAGGGGTACTTGAGGTGGAAGACGACGGTGCGGGCGTCCTTCTTCTCGACCTTCTCCAGGGCGTCCAGTTCGGCCTTGGAGGCGTTGTTGGTCTTCTCGTCGAGGATGGTCTCGTACGTGAAGACCACGTCGTCGGCGGTGAAGGGCTTGCCGTCGCTGAAGGTCACGCCGTCGCGCAGGGTGTACGTGTACGTCCGGCCGTCGTCGGAGACCTCGGGCAGCTTCGCGGCCAGCGCGGGCTTGAGCTTCATGTCCGCGTCGTGGGTGAGCAGCCCGTCGAAGATCTTGGAGTTGCCGTCCTTGCCGTAGCCCAGCAGCGGGCTCAGCGACTCCGGTTCGTAGGCGATGCCGACCACGGCGGAGTCCTGGGCGCCGGACGCGCCGCCCTTGCCGCCGGAGGGCGTCGAGCAGGCCGCCGCCGTGAGCGCCACCGTTCCCGCCAGTGCCGCGGCGGCTGCCGAGCGTATCGACCGGGACCTCATGCCCACTCCCTACTGAAGACCATGTGTTGTTGCAAAGTGCAGGCAATTAAACAACATGTGAGAAACGGAAGCTCCGCCACCCCCTCGCGGGGCCGCCATCATGAGCACATGCCCGCCGATCCGCTCCCCCGCCTGCCCGCCGCCCTGCGGGACGTCCCCTACGAAGGCGCCCGGCACCCCGGCGCTCCCCCGCCGCCCGGCCGCCACCCGTACGACGTGACGGCGGGCGCCAACTGCCAGCTCTACGCCTACGCCGTGCTGCGCCACTTCGGACGCGAGGTGCCGCCGCTGCGGTCCGCCGAACTGTGGGCGGACACCGTGGCGACCGTACGGGCCGAGCCGCCGGGCCCGCTGGACCTCGTCCTCTTCGACGCCGGGGAGGTGCCGGAACGGCCCGCCGGGTACGGGGCGCACGTCGGCGTGCACCTGGGGCCCGACCAGGTGCTGCACCTCTGCAAGGAAGCCGGACGGCCCGCCGTGTGGACGTACGCGGACTTCGCCCGGCGGGCCCGCTACGCGCGGTTCCTGGGCGCGAAGCGGGTCCTGGCGGCGCCGGTCAGCCGGTAGCCGTCACCGGCCGGACGGCGCGCGTCACCAGTCCCCGCCGCCGAAACCGCCGCCGCTGTCGCCACCACCGAAGCCGCCGAAGTCACCGCCGCCGCCGAAGCCGCCGGAGAAGTCGTCCGGATTGAAGTCCGACCCGGAGACGTCGCCGCCCTCCGCGCCCTGCTGACCGCCGCCGAAGTCGGAGGCGTAGGCGGACGGACCCATCATGACGCTGCCGAGCATGGTGCCCACGAGGAGGCCCGGCAGCATGCCGCCGCCGAAGTAGCCGCCCGCCCAGGGGCCGTAGGCCGGGCCCGCGTCCCAGTAAGGACGCTGCCCGTACTCGGTCTGCACCGTGCGGGCCATCGGCTCCTGCCCGTCCGCCAGGCGCGCCTGGTCGGCGGCGCAGACCGGGACCGTACGCGGCGCCGCGCCGGCCGGCGCCCACTCCGCGTCCGCGACGGACGGCCCGTGCCGCGGGTCGAAGAAGCACGGCACCCGGCGTTCGGGCAGCGGCTTGCCCTCGCGCCGCGCGGCCAGGGTGGCCAGCGCGAACCGGCCGTCCTCCAGTGCCTTGGTGACCTGCTCGACGTCACCGGGGCGTTCGGCGCGGGCCATCGCCGTCTTGGCGTTCTCGTACGCGTCCAGCGCGTGGCTGTAGTCGGCACGCATCGCGTCGTCGGCGCCGGGCTCGCCGGGGGTGAAGTCGAGCCGGTCCAGTTCCTCGCCGAAGGCGGTGATGTCCTCGTCCACCACGACACGGAGCTGTTCCAGCGCGGCCCGCTCCTCCTCGGCCCGCCGCTTCTTGCTGCGGCGGTGCAGCGCGTAGGCGCCGCCACCGCCGACGGCCACCAGCGCGCCCAGGCCGACGAGCGCGCCGGTGCTGACACCGGCGCCGTCGCCGCCCCAGGAGGCCGGCTCGTGGCCGGACGCCTGCTGGGTGGCGGTGTCCACGAAGCTGTTCAGGCGCTCCTTGGTGGTGCCGTAGCCGGAGCGCTGGACCGCGCCGACGAGGTTGCGTACGGAGTTGACCGGCATCACCCGACGGTCGGCGGCGGCGTTGAACCGGTCGCCGAGTTCGACGGCGTAGACGCCGCTGACGCCGGTCTTGGTACGCAGGTCCCGCAGCAGGGTCTTGGGCCGGTACTCGGCGGCCTTGGGCAGCACCGCGACGAAGACCGGCTTCCCGGAGTCCTTGATCTTCTTGGCGAGGGCGTCCGCGTCGGCGGGCGACAGCTCGCCGGACGCCCGCGGGTCCACGTACACCGGGCCCTTCTTCAGGGCGTCCGCCGCCTCGTCGAGCCCGCCGGCGGCCCGTGCGCCGGGTGCCACGGCGGTGAGCACCGCCAGGAGGACGGCGGCCAGCAGGGACGCCGGGCCGGCCTGCGGGTACCGGCGGAGCGCCGCCCCGGAGGCCGTGCGACGACGGGTTGCGATCTTCATGAGTACGACGCTACCCGAACTGCACTTTTTAGACATAACGGTTGCGTAACGGGCGGAGCCGTGCTGCGCGCCCCCGGACACCGCACGCGGACACAGTGTCGTACAGCCGCGGCGCCCCGGCCGCTCAGGGACCCCCGGTGCGGTGGCCGTCGCCCCGGCACCGGTGATGATCTCACCGCGCGGGGAAGCTTCGCCCGACCGCCCCCGACGAAACGGAGGTCATCATGCGTACGGCGAAGGCCAAGGGCATAGCCGTCGGAGCCGCCACCACCGCCGCGGCAGCCGCCCTCGCGGTCGGCCCGGCCGCCGCCCCGTCCGTCGCCGGCCCGGCCCTGAAGGTCACCGCACCGGCCGCCGGCTCCAGCGCGAAGGTGGAGGGCAGCCTCCTCGTCCAGTGGTCGAACACCACCGGAAAGGAGGTGGACGTCTGGCTGAGCGCCCGCACGCCGTCCGGCGCCCACGACCGGCTGTCACTGGTCGCACCCAAGGCGGGCACCAGGAAGGCCGGCGAGGCACTGGCCACCCTGCCCGCCGTGCCGCCGGGCACCTCCTACACGATCGAGGTGACGACCCAGGACGGCAAGGAGAGTGACGTCAGCGGGCCGTTGAGCCTCATCGGGTAGGACACTCGTCGGCGGACGGTCCAGGACTCCCCCGTTCGCATACCGCGGCCTCCTCGGCGAGGACCGGCGCCCCGCTCGGTCCGGTGCGGAACCGGCCGTGCGGGGCGTTCGAGCCCACCGGAAGCGCTTACGGAGCCGGAAGTTCCACCAGCTCCGCCAGCGCCTCGCGATGCCGCCCCGGCGTCCCCAGCGCGATCTCGTCGGCCTTGGCGCGCTTGAGGAACAGGTGGGCGGGGTGCTCCCAGGTCATGCCGATGCCGCCGTGCAACTGGATGCATTCCTCGGCCGCGCGTACGGCTACGGGCGCGCAGTACGCCTGCGCGACCGCCACCGCCACCCGTGCGTCCGGGCTGCCGGTGGCCAGTGCGTCGGCGGCGTTGCGGGCTGCCGCGCGGGCCGAGGCGACCTCCAGCCAGAGTGCGGCCATCCGGTGCTTGAGCGCCTGGAACGAGCCGACGGGGCGCCCGAACTGGGTGCGCTGGGCGGTGTGCCGCACGGTCTCGGACAGGCACCATTCGGCGATGCCGAGCTGTTCGGAGGCGAGCAGTCCCGCGCCCGCGAGCAGGGCCCCGGTCACCGCCGCGCGGGCCGTGTCCTGCCCGGCCAGCAGCCGTCCGGCGGCGCGGTCGAGGGTGACGCGTGCCGGGACGCGGGTCAGGTCGAGCGCGGTGGCGGGCTCGGTGCGCACGCCGTCGGCCGTCGTGTCCACGGCGTACAGCGCGTATCCGTACGGGCCATCGGCCGGTACGAGCAGCACGTCCGCGGCGGCGGCGTCCGCGACGCCGGTCACCTCGCCGCTCAGCGTGCCGTCCGCGTCGGCCCGTACGGCCGGTTCCGGCAGGGTGCCCGGGGCCGTCGGCAGGGGCACGGCGAGCACGCCGACGCTGCGCCCTTCGGCGAGTGCGGCGAGCGGTCCGGCCACTTCCGGGCGGTCCGTCTCGCAGCCGAGCAGCGCGGTCACGGCCACCACCGCGCTGGTCAGGTACGGAACGGGGGCCATCGCGCGGCCCAGTTCCTCCAGGACCACGGCGGCCTCGCGGGCGCTCGCGCCCTGCCCACCGAGCTTCTCCGGGACCAGCAGTCCGGCCGTACCCATGCCGACGGCCAGCGAACGCCACAGTCCGGTGTCGTGCGTGCGGCCGCTCTCCAGGTCCGCGAGGACGGCGGCCGGGCCGCCGCG
Proteins encoded in this region:
- a CDS encoding ABC transporter permease produces the protein MAETVNAPGATAAASAATHWHQRSARPGGHGARTRTRTLRVRTSAVLVAAVLLAVIVVPLLFPLDQQAVDLAAKLRAPSLAHPFGTDEVGRDLLLRCVYGLRVSLLVGVVAAFVATVIGTAVGALAGALGGWADRGVMRVVDLFSSVPHLLLGIFIVAMFRPGVWPVIISVALTHWLSTARIVRAEVLSLRSRPYIDAAVSGGASRWRVAVRHLLPGVLPQAGLAAVLMVPHAIWHESALSFLGLGLPAHEASLGNMVNSARSSLLAGDWWPTLFPGLFIIVPTLAVAGLAGVWRERINPRRRSELML
- a CDS encoding ABC transporter permease, yielding MARMTGRRALFAVPVLLAVTLGVFAVAAAAPFDPVRAYAGTAGLTASQANLDQIRHNLGVDQPLLGRWWHWLTGALTGDLGDSATLRAPVSQVIGERIGWSVLLCALAFVIAIVVGTLLGVLAARRPGSMLDRAVTSAAYTLEAAPPFWLGLLAVWLFALKLGVLPAGGLTDTGSGIATAGQVARHVVLPALVLAVSQLPWFVLYVRQGVGDALEEDPVRGARARGLSERTVLFQHALRSGLLPVLTLVGSRVPELITGALLVESVFSWPGIAAATVDAATSVDFPLLAALTVLATIAVLIGNLLSDLLYGLADPRVGFDG
- a CDS encoding acyl-CoA dehydrogenase family protein, giving the protein MTAPNGAQAAPAQPGPAPDLLYSEAEDDLRAAVRSLLTDRGGPAAVLADLESGRTHDTGLWRSLAVGMGTAGLLVPEKLGGQGASAREAAVVLEELGRAMAPVPYLTSAVVAVTALLGCETDRPEVAGPLAALAEGRSVGVLAVPLPTAPGTLPEPAVRADADGTLSGEVTGVADAAAADVLLVPADGPYGYALYAVDTTADGVRTEPATALDLTRVPARVTLDRAAGRLLAGQDTARAAVTGALLAGAGLLASEQLGIAEWCLSETVRHTAQRTQFGRPVGSFQALKHRMAALWLEVASARAAARNAADALATGSPDARVAVAVAQAYCAPVAVRAAEECIQLHGGIGMTWEHPAHLFLKRAKADEIALGTPGRHREALAELVELPAP
- a CDS encoding cell wall hydrolase, coding for MPADPLPRLPAALRDVPYEGARHPGAPPPPGRHPYDVTAGANCQLYAYAVLRHFGREVPPLRSAELWADTVATVRAEPPGPLDLVLFDAGEVPERPAGYGAHVGVHLGPDQVLHLCKEAGRPAVWTYADFARRARYARFLGAKRVLAAPVSR
- a CDS encoding ABC transporter ATP-binding protein, with protein sequence MRGGRHVAAVTGASFDLAPGQCLALVGESGCGKSVLASALLGLLPGNAQTAGTAHLDGTELLTASERELSRSVRGRRIGLVPQSPAAHLTPVRTVRAQLEETVRELTGTPKHALRAAAEQAAARAAFPADHLDRHPHELSGGLAQRAATALALVGDAPLLLADEPTTGLDRDLVDRTVDELRRHIDAPGATEGPGRALLMITHDLAAAERIADRVAVMYAGRIVELAEAADFFGTPGPRHPYARGLLDALPDRAFTPIPGMPPELGDLPPGCAFAARCDRATDRCTTAVPALTDGTACHHPLEPPEAPAHQVAPEGAARA
- a CDS encoding ABC transporter substrate-binding protein, whose protein sequence is MRSRSIRSAAAAALAGTVALTAAACSTPSGGKGGASGAQDSAVVGIAYEPESLSPLLGYGKDGNSKIFDGLLTHDADMKLKPALAAKLPEVSDDGRTYTYTLRDGVTFSDGKPFTADDVVFTYETILDEKTNNASKAELDALEKVEKKDARTVVFHLKYPYAPFAERTVLPIAPQHIAGKQDINHGSFTTAPIGTGPYILTKWSKGEKLTFKANPHYWGGAPKVKNFTMAIIKDDDVRATRLRSGDLDGAILPPNLAATFKSDQDKKSLAAKTFDYRTVTLPTANKVTGDKAVRRALDIAVDRKAMVDGILDGAGKPAYGPVPTDSPWFAKGTERAHDLKKAEQILDDAGWKKGDNGIRAKDGQPASFKLWYLAGDKLRQEHALAFASDAKKAGVEVKVESGPWEAIMPNMKTDAVLAGGGSPADPDFDQYLLLHSSLAGDGFNNMSRYDNPKVDKALVDARRTDDKAARKAGYDTVQRELVDDPAYVFLTHIDHLYVVKDRWKDLTTQVEPHDHGLASGPWWNVEDWQPAA